In Aegilops tauschii subsp. strangulata cultivar AL8/78 chromosome 3, Aet v6.0, whole genome shotgun sequence, one genomic interval encodes:
- the LOC109756759 gene encoding LOW QUALITY PROTEIN: uncharacterized protein (The sequence of the model RefSeq protein was modified relative to this genomic sequence to represent the inferred CDS: inserted 2 bases in 2 codons) gives MEQRRNTAAEASARSFTYINRTNEVVEAIIGRKQQYRLAAEDCCRFRPGVHPLPNAGQGASARGDSIDFALGRLKRFSMFQAVLGNVFSICVAHIGXPWWRGRWQLXHTDAARHAEPALQCLHSAKSHGHAALAVFHVMLRPPSPRAVAHAWAPAGKQLLLQLRCTSVCSL, from the exons ATGGAGCAGCGGAGGAACACGGCGGCGGAGGCGTCGGCTCGCAGCTTCACTTACATCAACAGGACGAATGAAGTAGTCGAGGCCATCATCGGCCGAAAACAA CAATACCGCTTGGCCGCCGAGGACTGCTGCAGGTTCCGCCCGGGCGTGCATCCCCTGCCCAACGCCGGTCAGGGCGCTTCAGCAAGAGGCGACAGCATCGACTTCGCCCTCGGCCGGCTCAAGCGCTTCAGCATGTTCCAGGCCGTACTAGGCAACGTCTTCTCCATCTGCGTTGCGCACATCG CTCCATGGTGGCGCGGCAGGTGGCAAC CCCACACTGACGCTGCCCGTCACGCGGAGCCGGCGCTGCAGTGCCTACACTCCGCCAAGTCGCACGGCCATGCGGCCCTCGCCGTCTTCCACGTCATGCTTAGGCCGCCATCGCCGCGAGCAGTCGCCCACGCCTGGGCACCCGCGGGCAAGCAGCTCCTACTGCAACTGCGCTGCACATCGGTCTGTAGTTTGTAG